Proteins encoded in a region of the Rickettsia tillamookensis genome:
- the der gene encoding ribosome biogenesis GTPase Der, whose translation MTKKIITLVGRPNVGKSTLFNRLSIRKKAIVHDLPGVTRDRKYTDGKIGSFEFLLIDTPGLEENPDSMGERLMEQTTKAILEADLICFMVDGRSGILPDDKLLGSFVRKYNKPAILVVNKCEKAFDFDKEYYKLGFDSMVAISAEHGTGLIDLYDEIIAKLPEEESIETNIADPIKGYCLQIVVSGRPNAGKSTFINALINDERLLTGPEAGITRESIEIDWQYKNNHIKLIDTAGLRKKSTITESLEKLSASDAINSIKFANTVVLMIDALAPLKQQDLNIASHVVNEGRSIVIVVNKWDLVKESEKEAFQEEFYYQITTHLPQVKGVPVLFISAINKQNIEQVLDACLKIYKIWNKKITTSKLNEWLNFTTEAHPLPLQKGGKRVRVKYMTQTKTRPPTFKLFSNNPEKITDSYTRYLVNNMREAFDMPGIPIRFTYVKTKNPYV comes from the coding sequence GGATAGAAAATATACAGACGGTAAAATCGGCTCTTTTGAATTTTTGTTAATTGATACCCCAGGACTTGAAGAGAATCCTGATAGTATGGGAGAAAGGTTAATGGAACAGACTACTAAAGCAATTTTAGAGGCAGATTTAATTTGTTTTATGGTTGACGGTAGAAGCGGAATATTGCCCGATGATAAGCTACTTGGTAGCTTTGTTAGAAAATATAATAAGCCTGCTATATTGGTAGTTAATAAATGCGAGAAAGCTTTTGATTTTGATAAAGAGTACTACAAATTAGGGTTTGATAGTATGGTGGCTATCTCTGCCGAGCATGGCACAGGCTTAATTGATTTATATGATGAGATTATTGCCAAGTTACCTGAAGAAGAATCAATCGAGACAAATATAGCCGATCCAATTAAAGGATATTGTTTACAGATAGTAGTTAGCGGCAGACCTAATGCCGGAAAATCTACTTTTATAAACGCTCTTATTAATGATGAAAGATTATTAACCGGTCCTGAAGCCGGTATTACTCGTGAATCGATTGAAATTGATTGGCAATATAAAAATAATCATATTAAATTAATCGATACTGCAGGACTCCGTAAAAAATCTACTATCACAGAATCTTTAGAAAAATTATCGGCATCAGATGCTATTAACTCTATTAAATTTGCTAATACCGTAGTCTTAATGATTGATGCTTTAGCCCCTTTAAAACAGCAAGATTTAAATATTGCAAGCCATGTGGTAAATGAGGGAAGAAGTATAGTTATAGTAGTAAATAAATGGGATTTAGTTAAAGAATCCGAAAAAGAAGCATTTCAGGAAGAGTTTTATTATCAGATAACTACTCATTTACCTCAGGTTAAAGGAGTCCCGGTGCTATTCATTTCAGCGATAAATAAACAAAATATTGAACAAGTTTTAGATGCTTGTCTTAAAATTTATAAAATTTGGAATAAGAAAATAACTACCAGCAAATTAAATGAATGGCTTAATTTTACTACGGAAGCACATCCACTGCCTCTACAAAAAGGCGGTAAAAGAGTGCGTGTAAAATATATGACTCAAACAAAAACCCGCCCACCTACTTTCAAATTATTCTCCAATAATCCGGAAAAAATTACCGATAGCTATACCAGGTATTTAGTAAATAATATGCGTGAAGCTTTCGACATGCCCGGCATTCCTATTAGATTTACTTATGTAAAAACCAAAAATCCTTATGTGTAG